One genomic segment of Bacteroides caccae includes these proteins:
- a CDS encoding M23 family metallopeptidase — protein MRKVYYIYNPQTQTYDRIYPTVRQRALSILRRLFYGMGLGAGCFIVLLFIFGSPSEKELRIENSRLQAQYNVLSRRLDDAMGVLQDIQQRDDNLYRVILQADPVSPAIRQAGYGGTNRYEELMDLANAKLVVNTTQKLDVLSKRLYIQSKSFDDVVDMCKNHDEMLKCIPAIQPISNKDLRQTASGYGTRIDPIYGTTKFHSGMDFSAHPGTDVYATGDGTVVKVGWETGYGNTIEIDHGFGYMTRYAHLQGFNTKVGKRVVRGEVIGKVGSTGKSTGPHLHYEVHVKGQVVNPVNYYFMDLSAEDYEKMIQLAANHGKVFD, from the coding sequence ATGCGCAAAGTATACTATATCTATAATCCACAGACCCAGACTTATGACCGAATTTATCCTACTGTACGGCAGCGTGCGCTCAGTATCCTGCGCAGACTCTTTTACGGTATGGGGCTGGGAGCAGGCTGTTTCATCGTGTTGCTCTTTATCTTCGGTTCACCGTCAGAAAAGGAATTGCGAATAGAAAACAGTCGTTTACAGGCGCAATATAATGTACTTTCCCGCCGTTTGGATGACGCCATGGGGGTACTTCAGGATATTCAGCAGCGTGATGATAACTTGTACCGCGTGATTCTGCAAGCTGACCCGGTTTCTCCGGCTATTCGTCAGGCAGGATACGGAGGTACGAACCGTTATGAAGAACTTATGGACTTGGCCAATGCCAAGCTTGTCGTAAATACCACTCAAAAGTTGGATGTATTGTCCAAACGACTGTATATTCAATCCAAATCTTTTGATGATGTGGTGGATATGTGCAAGAACCATGACGAGATGTTGAAATGTATTCCGGCCATTCAGCCTATTTCCAATAAAGACCTTCGTCAGACCGCTTCCGGTTACGGAACGCGTATCGATCCGATTTATGGAACGACGAAGTTTCATTCCGGTATGGACTTTTCGGCTCATCCGGGGACAGATGTATATGCTACCGGAGATGGAACTGTCGTGAAAGTGGGATGGGAAACCGGATACGGTAATACGATTGAGATAGATCATGGCTTTGGATATATGACGCGCTATGCTCACTTGCAAGGTTTCAATACGAAAGTGGGTAAGAGGGTTGTACGTGGTGAAGTTATCGGAAAGGTGGGGAGTACGGGAAAGAGTACCGGACCGCATCTTCATTATGAAGTGCACGTGAAAGGTCAGGTGGTGAATCCTGTAAACTATTATTTCATGGATCTGAGTGCAGAAGATTATGAGAAGATGATACAGTTAGCTGCCAACCATGGTAAGGTGTTCGATTAA
- a CDS encoding MerR family transcriptional regulator encodes MLNTDKELKLYYSIGEVADMFGVNQSLLRFWEKEFPQISPKTTGRGIRQYRKEDVETIGLIYHLVKEKGMTLPGARQRLKDNKEATVRNYEIVNRLKAIKDELLAIKRELDGRE; translated from the coding sequence ATGCTCAATACGGATAAGGAATTAAAGCTGTATTATTCAATAGGTGAAGTGGCCGATATGTTTGGTGTCAATCAGTCTTTGCTCCGTTTCTGGGAAAAGGAGTTTCCACAGATCTCTCCCAAAACAACGGGAAGAGGGATACGCCAGTATCGCAAAGAAGATGTGGAGACGATCGGACTAATTTATCATTTGGTTAAGGAAAAAGGAATGACCCTTCCGGGTGCCAGACAGCGGTTGAAAGATAATAAAGAAGCTACTGTCCGCAATTATGAGATTGTGAACAGACTCAAAGCGATAAAGGATGAGTTGCTGGCAATCAAACGGGAACTCGACGGGCGGGAGTAA
- a CDS encoding RelA/SpoT family protein, translated as MDNLTPKEIADEEMINQAFHELLNDYLATKHRKRVEIITKAFNFANQAHKGIKRRSGEPYIMHPIAVASIVCNEIGLGSTSICAALLHDVVEDTDYTVEDIENIFGPKIAQIVDGLTKISGGIFGDRASAQAENFKKLLLTMSNDIRVILIKIADRLHNMRTLGSMLPNKQYKIAGETLYIYAPLANRLGLYKIKTELENLSFKYEHPEEYAEIEEKLNATAAERDKVFNDFTAPIRTQLDKMGLKYRILARVKSIYSIWNKMQTKHVPFEEIYDLLAVRIIFEPRNIEEELNDCFDIYVSISKIYKPHPDRLRDWVSHPKANGYQALHVTLMGNNGQWIEVQIRSERMNDVAEQGFAAHWKYKEGGGSEDEGELEKWLKTIKEILDDPQPDAIDFLDTIKLNLFASEIFVFTPKGELKTMPQNSTALDFAFSLHTDIGSHCIGAKVNHKLVPLSHKLQSGDQVEILTSKSQRVQPQWEVFATTARARAKIAAILRKERKVNQKLGEEILSEFLKKEEIRPEDSVIEKLRKLHNAKNEEELLAAIGSKVIILGEVDKNELKEKQTSNWKKYLTFSFGNTNKEKPEEKEQPQEKEKINPKQILKLTEESLQKKYIMAECCHPIPGDDVLGYVDENDRIIIHKRQCPVAAKLKSSYGNRILATEWDTHKELSFLVYIYIKGIDSMGLLNEVTQVISRQLNVNIRKLTIETNDGIFEGKIQLWVHDVEDVKTICNNLKKIQNIKQVNRVEE; from the coding sequence ATGGATAATCTGACCCCCAAAGAAATAGCTGATGAAGAGATGATCAATCAGGCGTTCCACGAACTGCTGAATGATTATCTCGCTACAAAACATCGCAAACGTGTTGAAATCATTACGAAGGCTTTCAACTTTGCCAATCAGGCGCACAAAGGAATCAAACGCCGTTCGGGCGAACCCTATATTATGCACCCGATTGCTGTGGCGAGTATCGTATGCAACGAAATCGGTCTCGGATCGACTTCTATTTGTGCAGCGTTACTGCATGATGTAGTGGAAGACACCGATTATACGGTAGAAGATATCGAAAACATCTTTGGTCCAAAGATTGCCCAAATTGTAGATGGACTTACTAAAATATCCGGAGGTATCTTTGGCGACCGTGCCTCGGCACAAGCAGAAAATTTCAAAAAGTTATTGCTTACCATGTCGAACGATATCCGGGTGATCCTTATCAAAATAGCCGACCGCCTGCACAATATGCGTACCCTTGGTTCCATGTTGCCCAACAAGCAATACAAGATAGCCGGCGAAACTCTTTATATCTACGCTCCCCTTGCCAACCGTCTGGGGCTTTATAAAATAAAGACCGAACTCGAAAATCTAAGTTTCAAATACGAACATCCCGAAGAATATGCCGAGATAGAAGAAAAGTTGAATGCGACAGCAGCCGAACGCGACAAGGTATTCAACGATTTCACAGCTCCTATCCGTACACAACTCGATAAAATGGGATTGAAATACCGGATTCTCGCCCGCGTAAAATCAATCTACTCAATCTGGAACAAGATGCAGACCAAGCACGTTCCTTTCGAAGAAATCTACGACTTACTGGCCGTCCGTATTATTTTTGAGCCTCGCAACATAGAGGAGGAACTCAACGACTGTTTCGATATCTACGTCTCTATCTCCAAAATATACAAGCCTCATCCTGACCGCCTCCGTGACTGGGTAAGTCATCCGAAGGCAAATGGTTATCAGGCGTTGCACGTTACCCTGATGGGGAACAACGGGCAATGGATTGAAGTTCAGATTCGCAGCGAACGAATGAACGACGTTGCCGAACAAGGCTTCGCAGCTCACTGGAAATATAAAGAGGGAGGCGGCAGTGAGGACGAAGGCGAATTAGAGAAATGGCTGAAAACGATCAAGGAAATACTGGATGATCCGCAACCGGACGCTATCGACTTTCTGGATACAATAAAACTGAACCTCTTTGCTTCCGAAATATTTGTGTTTACACCGAAAGGGGAGTTAAAGACGATGCCGCAAAATTCAACAGCACTGGACTTTGCTTTCTCACTGCACACTGATATCGGCAGCCATTGTATCGGCGCCAAAGTCAATCATAAACTCGTACCACTAAGTCACAAGTTACAAAGTGGCGACCAGGTGGAGATTCTGACATCTAAATCGCAACGTGTACAGCCGCAATGGGAGGTGTTTGCAACAACCGCCCGTGCCCGTGCCAAAATAGCCGCTATTCTGCGCAAAGAACGCAAAGTAAACCAAAAGCTTGGTGAAGAAATCCTTAGCGAATTTCTCAAAAAAGAGGAAATCCGTCCGGAAGATTCCGTGATTGAAAAATTGCGTAAATTGCATAATGCCAAAAACGAAGAGGAACTGCTGGCAGCTATCGGCAGCAAGGTTATCATTTTGGGAGAAGTGGACAAGAACGAACTGAAAGAAAAACAAACCAGCAACTGGAAGAAATACCTCACTTTCTCTTTCGGCAATACCAATAAAGAAAAGCCGGAAGAAAAAGAGCAACCTCAAGAGAAAGAAAAAATTAACCCGAAACAAATACTCAAACTGACGGAAGAAAGCCTTCAAAAGAAGTATATCATGGCAGAATGTTGTCATCCCATTCCGGGTGATGATGTTTTGGGATATGTCGATGAGAACGACCGGATTATTATCCACAAACGCCAATGTCCGGTTGCAGCCAAGCTGAAAAGCAGTTATGGTAACCGTATTCTGGCTACCGAATGGGATACCCACAAAGAACTCTCCTTCCTCGTCTATATATATATAAAAGGAATAGACAGTATGGGGCTTTTAAATGAAGTAACCCAAGTTATCTCCCGACAACTGAATGTCAACATCCGCAAATTGACAATCGAAACCAACGATGGCATCTTCGAAGGAAAGATACAATTGTGGGTACATGATGTGGAAGACGTAAAGACAATCTGTAACAACCTGAAGAAGATTCAGAATATCAAGCAGGTAAACCGCGTAGAAGAATAG
- a CDS encoding lytic transglycosylase domain-containing protein produces MKKLVNYCSIILLLLLATSQVKAQSVDVVIRENGTERKESIDLPMSMTYPLDSLLNDWKAKNYIDLGKDCSTAEVNPLFSDSVYMDRLSRIPAIMEMPYNDIVRKFIDMYAGRLRNQVSFMLSACNFYMPIFEEALDAYGLPLELKYLPIIESALNPSAVSRAGASGLWQFMIGTGKIYGLESNSLVDERRDPIKATWAAARYLKEMYAIYGDWNLVIAAYNCGPGTINKAIRRANGETDYWKIYNLLPKETRGYVPAFIAANYVMTYYCDHNICPMETNIPASTDTVQVNKNLHFEQIADLCNVPLDQIKSLNPQYKKQVIPGDSKPYTLRLPIEAISNFIDKQDTIYAHRSNELFRNRKTVAVKENTPSTRKATTAVAGKGKLSYYTIKSGDTLSTIAGKYGVSVKDIQRWNGMSNTKIAAGKRLKIYK; encoded by the coding sequence ATGAAGAAATTAGTTAACTATTGTTCGATTATTCTTCTTTTACTATTGGCAACATCCCAAGTAAAAGCCCAAAGTGTAGATGTGGTGATTCGTGAAAATGGTACAGAACGTAAGGAAAGCATCGACCTGCCTATGAGTATGACTTATCCGCTCGACAGTTTGCTGAACGATTGGAAAGCCAAAAATTACATTGATCTGGGCAAAGATTGCAGCACGGCTGAAGTAAATCCTTTATTCAGTGATTCTGTTTACATGGACCGCCTCTCACGCATCCCGGCTATTATGGAAATGCCATACAACGACATTGTACGCAAATTCATAGATATGTATGCAGGACGCCTACGTAATCAAGTTTCTTTTATGCTGAGCGCCTGCAACTTCTATATGCCGATTTTCGAAGAAGCATTGGATGCATACGGACTTCCATTGGAACTTAAATATCTTCCTATCATTGAATCAGCTTTGAACCCTTCCGCCGTATCACGTGCCGGCGCATCAGGCTTGTGGCAATTCATGATCGGCACAGGTAAAATCTACGGTCTGGAGTCCAACAGTTTGGTAGATGAACGCCGTGACCCGATCAAAGCAACATGGGCTGCCGCACGTTATCTGAAAGAGATGTACGCCATTTACGGCGACTGGAACCTTGTAATTGCCGCCTACAACTGTGGTCCCGGCACAATCAACAAAGCAATCCGTCGCGCCAACGGTGAAACGGATTACTGGAAAATCTACAATTTATTACCCAAAGAAACACGTGGTTATGTACCTGCCTTTATTGCAGCCAACTATGTGATGACCTATTACTGCGACCACAATATTTGTCCAATGGAAACTAATATTCCGGCAAGCACAGACACTGTGCAAGTGAACAAGAACCTGCATTTCGAACAGATTGCCGATCTTTGTAATGTGCCATTGGATCAAATAAAGAGTTTGAATCCACAGTACAAGAAACAAGTTATCCCGGGTGACAGCAAGCCTTATACCCTGCGGTTGCCGATCGAAGCAATCAGCAATTTCATCGACAAACAAGATACAATCTATGCACATCGCTCGAATGAATTGTTCCGTAACCGAAAAACTGTTGCCGTAAAAGAGAATACACCTAGTACCCGCAAAGCTACAACAGCCGTTGCTGGAAAAGGAAAACTGTCTTACTACACAATAAAAAGTGGAGACACTCTGTCGACTATTGCCGGAAAATATGGTGTCAGTGTTAAGGATATACAGCGGTGGAACGGAATGTCAAACACCAAGATTGCAGCAGGAAAACGATTGAAAATATACAAATAA
- a CDS encoding DUF5683 domain-containing protein, translated as MTRKNKKYQLLISTLLLCFLQMAGIDVYAQAPVTPVQKDTTITHREPPKARARRHRDPMQEQDSLRKDSIVLPPKHLQSIDSLSAAKIQVADSLDAANKKELKKIEQPAAIVVNTDTVPPPSQDINKKIFVPNPTKATWLAVVFPGGGQIYNRKYWKLPIIYGGFAGCAYALSWNGKMYKDYSQAYLDIMDSNPNTKSYEDLLPPNSSYNEEQLKSTLKRRKDMFRRYRDLSIFAFIGVYLISIIDAYVDAELSNFDITPDLSMKVEPAVIDNNNQFRSNSLKSKSVGLQCVLRF; from the coding sequence ATGACAAGAAAAAACAAGAAATATCAGTTACTAATCAGCACCCTGCTTCTCTGTTTTTTACAGATGGCAGGGATTGATGTGTATGCACAAGCCCCTGTAACTCCAGTTCAGAAAGATACTACCATTACGCACCGAGAACCGCCAAAAGCCCGTGCACGAAGACATCGTGACCCTATGCAAGAGCAAGATTCATTGCGAAAAGACAGCATAGTGTTACCTCCTAAGCATCTTCAGTCTATTGACAGTTTATCGGCAGCTAAAATACAAGTAGCCGACAGCCTTGATGCAGCCAACAAAAAAGAACTGAAGAAGATAGAACAGCCGGCAGCCATTGTCGTGAATACCGATACGGTTCCGCCTCCATCCCAAGACATTAATAAAAAGATATTCGTACCTAATCCGACCAAAGCTACCTGGCTTGCCGTCGTATTCCCGGGTGGAGGACAGATTTACAACCGCAAATACTGGAAACTGCCTATTATATATGGAGGATTTGCCGGTTGTGCGTATGCCTTGAGTTGGAATGGCAAGATGTATAAAGACTATTCGCAAGCCTATTTGGACATTATGGACAGCAATCCAAACACTAAAAGTTATGAAGATCTGCTGCCCCCTAATTCCTCTTACAACGAGGAACAATTAAAAAGTACGTTAAAACGAAGAAAGGATATGTTCCGGCGTTACCGGGACCTTAGTATATTTGCATTTATCGGAGTTTACCTCATCTCTATCATTGACGCTTATGTAGATGCCGAGTTGTCCAACTTCGATATAACCCCCGACCTAAGTATGAAAGTGGAACCGGCAGTTATCGACAATAACAACCAGTTCCGTTCAAATAGTTTGAAAAGCAAATCGGTCGGCTTGCAATGCGTATTACGATTTTAA
- a CDS encoding ParB/RepB/Spo0J family partition protein: MATQRRNALGRGLDALLSMDDVKTEGSSSINEIELAKISVNPNQPRREFDETALQELADSIAEIGIIQPITLRKVSDNEYQIIAGERRYRASQRAGLKTIPAYIRTADDENMMEMALIENIQREDLNAVEIALAYQHLLDQYELTQERLSERIGKNRTTIANYLRLLKLPAPIQMALQNKQLDMGHARALISLGDPKLQVKIFEEIQEHGYSVRKVEEIVKSLSEGEAVKSGTRKITPKRAKLPEEFNLLKQQLSGFFSTKVQLTCSEKGKGKISIPFSNEEELERIMEIFDTLKK; the protein is encoded by the coding sequence ATGGCAACACAAAGAAGAAATGCATTAGGACGCGGACTTGACGCCTTGCTCTCAATGGATGATGTGAAAACCGAAGGTTCTTCTTCCATTAACGAAATAGAGTTAGCTAAGATTTCAGTCAACCCTAACCAGCCTCGCCGTGAGTTTGACGAAACGGCCTTGCAGGAACTGGCTGATTCAATAGCGGAAATAGGTATCATCCAACCGATCACTTTACGTAAGGTATCGGACAATGAATACCAAATTATCGCAGGTGAACGCCGCTACCGTGCTTCACAGAGAGCCGGATTAAAAACAATCCCTGCTTACATCCGCACAGCCGACGACGAAAACATGATGGAAATGGCGCTGATCGAGAATATCCAGCGTGAAGACCTGAATGCTGTAGAAATCGCATTGGCTTATCAACATCTGCTAGACCAATATGAACTGACCCAAGAACGCCTTAGCGAGCGTATCGGCAAGAACCGGACGACTATCGCCAATTACTTGCGTCTGCTCAAGCTACCCGCTCCTATCCAAATGGCGCTACAAAACAAGCAGTTAGACATGGGACATGCCCGTGCGTTGATTTCATTAGGCGACCCTAAACTACAAGTAAAAATATTCGAAGAAATACAAGAACACGGATATTCAGTCCGCAAAGTCGAAGAGATTGTAAAATCATTAAGTGAAGGTGAAGCTGTGAAAAGCGGTACGCGGAAAATAACTCCGAAACGTGCCAAACTTCCGGAAGAATTTAACTTACTGAAGCAACAACTTTCAGGCTTTTTCAGCACCAAGGTACAACTCACTTGCTCCGAAAAGGGGAAAGGGAAAATTAGTATTCCTTTCAGTAATGAGGAGGAATTGGAACGTATCATGGAAATCTTCGATACGCTAAAGAAATAA
- a CDS encoding ParA family protein → MGKIIALANQKGGVGKTTTTINLAASLATLEKKVLVVDADPQANASSGLGVDIKQSECTIYECIIDRANVQDAIHDTEIDSLKVISSHINLVGAEIEMLNLPNREKILKEVLTPLKKEYDYILIDCSPSLGLITINALTAADSVIIPVQAEYFALEGISKLLNTIKIIKSKLNPALEIEGFLLTMYDSRLRQANQIYDEVKRHFQELVFNTVIQRNVKLSEAPSYGVPTILYDADSTGAKNHLALAKEIINRNK, encoded by the coding sequence ATGGGAAAAATTATTGCTTTGGCTAATCAAAAAGGTGGTGTAGGAAAAACAACGACTACGATCAATCTCGCAGCTTCGCTTGCTACACTCGAAAAAAAGGTACTCGTAGTAGACGCCGACCCGCAAGCTAATGCCTCCTCCGGTCTGGGAGTGGACATCAAGCAGTCGGAATGTACTATCTATGAATGTATCATTGACAGAGCCAACGTACAGGACGCTATCCATGACACCGAAATTGATTCTTTAAAAGTAATCTCTTCGCACATCAATCTTGTAGGAGCAGAGATTGAAATGCTGAACCTCCCAAACCGCGAAAAGATACTGAAAGAAGTACTTACTCCTTTGAAGAAAGAATATGACTATATCCTGATAGACTGTTCTCCTTCATTAGGACTTATTACAATCAATGCCCTGACGGCAGCCGATTCTGTGATTATCCCCGTGCAGGCCGAATATTTTGCTCTCGAAGGGATCAGCAAACTGCTGAACACAATCAAGATTATCAAGTCGAAATTGAATCCGGCATTGGAAATCGAAGGTTTCCTGCTGACGATGTACGATTCACGCCTGCGCCAGGCAAACCAAATCTACGATGAAGTAAAACGCCACTTCCAGGAACTGGTGTTCAACACCGTAATTCAACGAAATGTGAAACTGAGCGAGGCTCCCAGCTACGGTGTCCCGACTATTCTTTATGATGCGGATTCCACCGGTGCCAAGAACCACCTGGCTCTTGCTAAAGAGATTATTAACCGTAATAAATAA
- the surE gene encoding 5'/3'-nucleotidase SurE: MENKKPLILVSNDDGVMAKGINELVRFLRPLGDIVVMAPDSPRSGSGCALTVTQPVHYQLVKKEVGLTVYKCTGTPTDCIKLARNTVLDREPDLVVGGINHGDNSATNMHYSGTMGVVVEGCLNGIPSIGFSLCNHDHDADFEATGLYVRKISAMILEKGLPPLTCLNVNFPNTADIKGIRICEQAKGRWTGEWTPCPRLNDTNYFWLTGEFTDHEPENEKNDHWALVNGYVAITPTTVDVTAYGFMDELNKWFN; this comes from the coding sequence ATGGAAAATAAGAAGCCGTTGATACTCGTTTCCAATGACGATGGGGTTATGGCCAAGGGTATTAATGAATTAGTGAGATTTCTTCGTCCTCTTGGGGACATTGTGGTCATGGCTCCTGACTCTCCGCGTTCCGGTAGCGGATGTGCGCTGACGGTGACGCAGCCTGTTCATTATCAACTGGTCAAGAAAGAAGTCGGATTAACAGTCTATAAGTGTACGGGAACGCCTACCGACTGCATCAAGCTGGCGCGCAATACCGTTCTCGACCGAGAACCGGATCTTGTGGTCGGAGGCATTAATCATGGAGATAATTCGGCAACTAATATGCATTATTCCGGTACTATGGGAGTGGTGGTTGAAGGTTGTCTGAATGGTATTCCTTCTATTGGCTTTTCGCTTTGTAACCATGACCATGATGCGGATTTTGAAGCTACGGGACTCTATGTACGCAAGATATCTGCTATGATATTGGAGAAAGGACTTCCTCCTTTAACTTGTTTGAATGTGAACTTCCCGAATACTGCCGATATCAAAGGAATAAGGATTTGTGAACAGGCAAAGGGACGTTGGACCGGGGAATGGACTCCTTGTCCCCGTTTGAATGATACAAATTATTTTTGGTTAACCGGTGAATTTACCGATCATGAACCGGAAAATGAGAAAAACGATCATTGGGCGTTGGTTAACGGCTATGTAGCTATCACCCCGACTACTGTTGACGTGACGGCTTATGGTTTTATGGACGAGCTTAATAAATGGTTCAATTAA
- the lpxB gene encoding lipid-A-disaccharide synthase, with amino-acid sequence MKYYLIVGEASGDLHASHLMSALKTADPQADFRFFGGDLMAAVGGKMVKHYKELAYMGFIPVLLHLRTIFANMKRCKEDIVAWNPDVVILVDYPGFNLDIAKFVHAKTQIPVYYYISPKIWAWKEYRIKNIKRDVDELFSILPFEVEFFEGKHQYPIHYVGNPTVDEVAAYQETNPKDFAAFIAANQLENKPVIALLAGSRKQEIKDNLPDMLKAASAFPDYQLVLAGAPGITPEYYEKYVGQANVKIIFGQTYRILQHADAALVTSGTATLETALFRVPQVVCYHTPIGKVISFLRRHILTVKYISLVNLIADCEVVKELVADTMTVKNMQCELANLLENEVYKKEMLTGYDYVAERLGPAGAPCHAAHGIVKLLKK; translated from the coding sequence ATGAAGTATTATCTGATTGTTGGTGAGGCTTCCGGTGACTTGCACGCTTCCCACTTGATGAGTGCCTTGAAAACGGCAGATCCGCAAGCCGATTTTCGCTTTTTCGGGGGCGACCTAATGGCTGCTGTTGGCGGCAAAATGGTGAAGCATTATAAAGAGCTGGCATATATGGGATTTATTCCTGTATTGCTTCATTTGCGCACTATCTTTGCAAATATGAAACGTTGCAAAGAAGACATTGTTGCTTGGAATCCGGATGTCGTAATTTTGGTGGATTATCCGGGGTTCAACCTTGATATTGCCAAATTTGTTCATGCAAAGACACAAATACCGGTCTACTATTATATATCTCCTAAGATATGGGCATGGAAGGAGTATCGCATCAAGAATATCAAACGTGATGTAGACGAATTGTTCTCTATACTTCCTTTTGAAGTTGAGTTTTTTGAAGGGAAGCATCAGTATCCCATTCACTATGTAGGAAACCCTACCGTGGACGAAGTGGCTGCTTATCAGGAAACGAACCCGAAAGACTTTGCTGCGTTTATTGCAGCAAACCAGTTGGAGAATAAACCGGTTATTGCTTTGCTGGCAGGTAGTCGGAAGCAAGAAATCAAGGATAATTTGCCTGATATGCTGAAAGCTGCTTCTGCTTTCCCGGATTATCAACTGGTATTAGCCGGTGCGCCCGGCATTACCCCGGAATATTATGAAAAGTATGTGGGGCAGGCGAACGTAAAAATTATATTCGGACAGACATACCGCATTTTACAGCATGCAGATGCGGCTTTGGTGACATCGGGAACGGCTACTCTCGAAACAGCTTTGTTTCGTGTTCCTCAGGTGGTTTGCTATCATACTCCGATTGGAAAAGTTATTTCGTTCCTACGACGTCACATTCTGACTGTGAAATATATTTCATTGGTTAATCTGATTGCCGACTGTGAGGTTGTTAAAGAGTTGGTTGCTGATACCATGACGGTAAAGAATATGCAGTGTGAACTGGCTAATCTTCTTGAAAATGAAGTGTATAAGAAGGAAATGCTTACTGGATATGATTATGTGGCGGAACGGTTGGGACCTGCCGGTGCTCCCTGTCATGCAGCTCATGGAATAGTGAAGCTGTTGAAAAAATAA